The DNA window AATGCTTCAAATAATATGCATGCTCCCATACATCTATTGCAAGTATTGGGCAAAGTTTGTTCTGAACGGGAGAATTTTGATTAGGCGTTGTGACGATTTTAAGTACTCCGCGATCTGAAACCAGCCAGGCATAACCTGAACCGAAAACCGACATAGCTGCTTTTGTAAACGCATCCATGAATTTATTATAGCTGCCAAAGCTTTTATCAATTGCTTCGGCCAGCTTGCCGTATGGCTTTTCTTCAGACGTTTTTTTGAGCAGGTTAAAATAAAAGCGATGATTGTAAACGCCGCCCGCGTTGTTCCGCACCGCGTTTTGGAGTTCCTTTGGCAAGCGTGACGCGTTCATAATCAGCTGCTCAAGCGACAGCTTCTGCAGATAAGGATTGCCGATAAGCGCGGCGTTAAGATTGTTTATATAGGTTTGCAGATGCTTGTCGTGATGAAGCATCATGGTTTTTTCGTCTATGTATGGTTCGAGCGAGCCGTATTCATACGGCAGCGGTAAATTTATAAAAGGATAATACTCGTTTTCCACAGGCACACCTCACATTATTGTTTTTATATAAGGATATGCAGGAGCTTTCCGTTGTATTCGTTTAATACTTTATGAATAAAAATCAAGGCTTCGTATAAAATAAAGCTGTAAGAATTAAATATATATAAAAATAAAGGATAAGGTGATTTATATGCCATTGTGGATAACCATAATCTTTGCAATAATTTCCGCATTAACCATTTTTGCTGTTGTGGGAGTATATAAGAGAGGCGAAAAGCCATATGCGGAATCGGCTCTTTCATCTTATGTTTTTTATTTGATTGCTTTTATTGCCATATGGATATTTGATTTACCGGTTCCGACATTTATCATTGTTCTTACGATGCTCACGGTGTTTATAAGCGGATTTTTCGGGCATTACCTGGGGTGGTATATAAAATCAAAGGTATTTGACCGGTATCTGCATGCATTCGGATCATTTTCTTTTGCGTTGCTTGCGTATTTTATGGTCACTGGAATAATTACGACCGGTGAATCAAAAATATTTCAAGCTTTATTCGTGTTTACCGCGGGGATGACGCTCGGATCTGTATTTGAATTGTCCGAGGCGTCACATGACAGAGGCAATGTATTGAAAAACCAAAAGGGATTAAAGGACACAAACATGGATATGCTTTGCGATCTTTTGGGCTCCTTTGCTGCGGGGGTGTTTTATTTCTTTTTATGAATGCGGCTTGCAAGGCGGAAATGAAGGATGTGGAAATCATCGGCATTAGTTCATGCAGTAAGGATAAAAAGCTCATAAATTCGAAATAAATATTTAGTGTTGACAAAATCTATAATAAATAATATAATGAGGAAGTAAAGGAATATAATTCCTTATATGATTATTTTATAAGATAGGTATTATGAAAGTTTACGACAGATTTCATTTGTCCTTACGCTTATGTACTGGCGTTCTTTTCAGCATTTTAATAACATGTTTTGTTTTAAGCGGATGCGCCGATCCTACCGATCTGAAGGGACAAAATACCGATTCATTTCCTGCTGCCGGACAAACCAGCGAAAAAGTCATAGCCGAAAAAGGTGTATACAAGAATTAATTAATTACCATTTTAATAATTAATACATGTCAGAGGAAATGAAAAATTCTATAAGATTCTATGCTCGTATAATACATTGCTAACGGCGTAATGCCAGGATAAAGCGGCCATTCAAAAAAGACTGTTATTTAAGCTTGTATTAAAAAAATTAAAATAAAACCGCGCTGCGAGTGATCGTTGCGCGGTTCTTTTCGTAAACATTTTTCTCATAACAGCATATCATACTATTGACCGCCGCATGATTATCACATGCAACGGTATAAGCGCCGTTGCGCGTGCCGGTGCTTCGTTCACGGGAGACAAACGAAGCACAACTAATATATTTTTAAGTCTCCCGGGAAAAGGAGCCTTTATGATAGATAAAACTCGTGCCGCATCGGGTTGCGGTAACGACAGGGACGCCGACGACGTTTTATGCAGAAATGACAGCGGAGCGTGCTGTATCGATACATATCGCATATACGATTCATGTCGCGCCCAGGAATGCATTGAAGATCTTCGGGTTTTCGTTACCGATGTAGGACAGGAGATCCTCAACAACGCAAACGCAGTCAGAGTAAAATCGTGCCGCATCCTTTGGACGCAGATATCGACAGAAGAAATGGCGTTCAACCACGGATATTTTCAGATTGATATCAGATATTATTTCTATTTGGTTCTCGAATGCTGCCTGGGGTTTGGAAATGCACAGGAAATACAGGGACTTGCGATTTTCGACAAAACAGTCATTCTTTACGGCGGAGAGAGCAATATATCTATATTCCAATCTGATATTTACCAGCAATTCTGCACAGCTCCTGATTATGGAGTGAATGTTACAACGAATCTGCCGCGCGTAATTGTCGAAGCTGCAGATCCTGTGGCATTGAAGCTTGTTGTTGTAGACGGATTAAATAATCCATATGGTACATGCCCGGTAAACCTTGAATCGATTCCGGCTTCCGTATGTTCCTGCTTCAACGGCAGCTTCTGTTCAAAATGCGAACCGCATAAAAATGCGTATATCACACTCGGTATGTTTTCGGTTGTTAGAGTGGAGCGCCCGTCACAACTCGTTATACCGGCTTGCGATCTCTGTATACCTGAAAAAATCTGTGATGTAATATCCGAATACAGCGATCCGTGCACCCTCTTCCGTTCACTTAACTTCCCAATTTCGGATTTTTATCCCTCTACCAATGCAACGCCTGCGAACGCGCAGACACTTTGTTCTTCACGCGTTACAGCCGAAATGAAAAAATAAAGAATTCTTTTAATCGATGATTTCTGCTTCGCCGCCGGCCGCCACTTAACCGGCGGCTTTTTTTGCTTGTGAAAGGTTAATAAACCGGTTTTATATCCGATAACTCGACCGTAAAACTATATATTAATGTATCCGACATTTATGAGAATACTTTGTAAATTATAAGAATTTTTTTTGATATATGTCATTTATTATAATAAAATGAAAAAAGTTGAAACTTACTATTGATATTTTATGATATTATGTGTATAATTGGTACATATTTTATTCATGATTCATTAATGGAGGAAAGCTATCTTATGGACAAATTCTTTAAGATTTCCGAACACGGTTCGAATTACCGAAGAGAAATCATCGGCGGGCTTACCACTTTCTTCGCAATGGCTTACATAATATTTGTCAACCCGAGCCAGCTTTGCAACGATTTCGCGGCAAGTATTTCGGGCGCGATGGATGCGAGTTATGCTGCCGGCGTTATGGTGGCGACTTGTATTGCCTCTGCTCTGGGCTGTTTTCTTACCGCGTTCTTAGCCAATGTTCCGTTTGCTCAGGCACCCGGTATGGGGCTTAACGCATTCTTCACCTGGACATGTTGCGTTGTTATGGGATATACATGGCAGCAGGCATTGACAATCGTTCTTATTTCCGGCATTCTTTTTCTCATCATCTCGGTTTCTCCTCTTCGCAGCAAAATTATCGCGTCGATTCCCGCCGGACTTAAATCGGCCATTGGCGCAGGAATCGGGCTTTTCATCGCCTTTATCGGACTCATTAATTCCGGAAAGGGTATAATAAAGCTTGATGGCGATCTCCATATCACCGGGCTCAATTTCAAGCTTAATGTTCTTGATGAAGCGGGAAATGTTACCGGCTCAGTATGGAACAAAGCGGCTCTTCTCACTATAATGGGCGTAATTATCATTGCCGCTCTTATGGCATGGAAGGTAAAGGGCGCAATATTCATCGGAATTATCGCTACTACGGTTATTGCCCTCCCGCTCGGCGTTACGTCTCTCCCGACGGCTGATTCATTCAACTTTAATGCCATAGGCGATATAAGCAAGGTTGCTTTCAAATTCGATTTCGCTGGGCTTTTCGGGCATGGAGTGCTTTCATTGATTACCGCCATAATCAGCTTCCTTGTAGTTGATATGTTTGACACAGTAGGAACGCTTATCGGCACTGCGGGCAACGCTGGAATGCTTGATAAGAATGGCAATCTCCCGGGAGGCGACAGAGCGCTCATCGCTGATGCTGCCGCAACCTGCGTCGGGGCCTGCCTCGGTACATCCACCGTTACCACCTATGTGGAATCCTCCGCCGGTATATCCGAAGGCGCAAGAACGGGGCTTTCATCCGTGATTGTCGGAGTTCTGTTCCTTCTCGGTATATTCCTTTATCCGATTGCCGGTATTATTCCCGGCGCGGCAACTGCTCCGGCACTTATCATTGTCGGCGTTCTTATGCTCAAGAGTGCGGCAAAGGTCGATTGGGGCGATATTGAAATAGCGATTCCGGCTTTCCTGACGATTGCTATCATGCCTTTTGCATACAGCATTTCGGACGGTATCGGATTCGGCTTTATTTCATATACAATAATTAAGATGGTTCGCGGAAAATTCAAGGAAATACCTGTTCTTATGTATATTCTTTCCGTTATCTTTATCGCGATGTATATTCTTAAAAATCTATAAATAGCGTCTTCGACACAGATACAAGTAATAAAGGGGAGATTGCTTTACGCAATCTCCCTGTTTGTATTAATTAGAGATATCAGTAATTCTCTTTGCGGACTTCAAAGAAACTTTGTGGATGTGAAACATCCACACCAGAAGCAGATATCAGTAAATAAAGAGATATCAGTAATTCTCTTTACGAACTTCAAAGTAACTCTGTGGATGTAAAACATCCACGCCTAAAGCAGATATCAGTAAATAAAGAGATATCAGTAATTCTCTTTACGAACTTCAAAGTAACTCTGTGGATGTTTGCATACCGGGCATACCTCAGGCGCTTTTTTGCCCATTACGAGATGCCCGCAGTTGCGGCATTCCCACATCGTTTCTCCTGATTTTTCAAAAACAGCTTTCATCTGTATATTGTTAAGTAAAGCGCGGTAACGCTCTTCATGGGATTTTTCAATTTTAGCGACTCCGCGGAACTGAGCGGCAAGAGCCTTGAAGCCTTCTTCTTCGGCATCCCTCGCAAAGCCTTCGTACATATCGGTCCATTCATAGTTTTCGCCTTCGGCAGCGGCGGCAAGATTTGCGGCCGTATCGCCAATCCCGTCCAGCGCTTTTAACCAGAGTTTTGCATGTTCTTTTTCGTTATTGGCAGTAGCTTCAAAAATTGCCGCTATCTGTTCATAGCCTTCTTTTCTTGCTGCGGAAGCAAAATAAGTATATTTGTTGCGAGCCTGCGATTCGCCGGCAAAAGCGGCGGCGAGGTTTTTTTCTGTTTTTGATCCTTTGAGTTCCATAATATTTCTCCTTTTATGTTTTATAGGCAACATTATTTATTGATTTTTTCTTGCTCCGGCACAATTTGGGCACCGTCCGAAAAAGATCATTTCATATCCTGTCACATCATATCCGGCGGGATATTTCTCCGGAATTGACAGCTCGTTCGCACATATTATATTAAAGTCCGATACTTTCCCGCAGCAAACACATTTAAAATGGAAATGCGGAGACACATTGCGGTCGAATATATCAGGGCCGTGCACAACGGCAACCCGCAGGATATCCCCTTCGCCGGAAAGCAGCTTCAGATTCCGATATACGGTTGCTTTGCTGACATTAGGACATTTTGTTGACACCGCATTATAAACTTCATCTGCTGTGGGATGGTCGCACATTGATCTCACTGCTTCGAGTATCAGAACCTTTTGAATGGTTGTGCGCTTGTTCATGATAATATTTCCTTATTGATATCAATTACTGATAACAGTATATCACAGCTTTGATGCCTTGTCAATACCTGAAACAGTAGATTCGCAGCTCATTCATAAAAATCTTAATTTCATAGTTCCCAAAGTAAGTTCCACGGCTGAATTTACAGTGGAAATATGATTGAAAAAATAACAGCGAAAATCAACTCCGCTGAATGTATGCTGCAGATTGTTGTCTTCGGTAACAATATACCGGTTATGATTATTTTAAATTTATAGATTTTTTAAAATTGCTATTGCATTATGTTTTAGAATGTGTTACAATGATACAAACGAATATGATGAAATTAAAAGAGTGGTTCGCCACTCTTTTTTGTGGTATTAAGGAAGCTTAAGATGTCACAAAAACAGACACAGCATTCCGTCCGAATTGCGGACACGGTCAAAGCTCTTATCAAGGATAAGATTTCTTCTCTCGGATATATTCTCTGGGATGTGGAATATTACAAGGAAGGCGCATATTATAATCTGACCGTTACCATCGACAGCCCGGAAGGTATTTCGCTTTCCGACTGCGAAAAGGTAACAAAGCAGATTGACCCGATTCTCGATGAAAATGATCCTGTTCCTGACAGCTATTATCTCGAGGTTTCATCGGCCGGACTCGAACGCGAGCTTAAAACGGATGACCACATACGCGCATATATAGGAAAAGAAATAAAACTCGGCTTTTTTACCGCACTTGAATCCGGAGACAAATCTATATCCGGTATATTAAACGGATACAGAGATGAGGAGCTTTCGGTCACCATCGATGCAGGACTGAATAAAAGCGCCGAAACGGGATGCGATAAAAAAGAGCTTCGAATTTTGAAAAGATCCTGCGCATATATTCGCAGTGTATATAATGAAAATGAAGCGAACGCTGAAATAATTGAAAGGAACGATAAGCAAAATGATCAGCAATGAATTTTTTGACGCACTCGAGGCGTTGGAAAAGGAAAAGGGCATACCGAAGGGCTATATGCTCGAAAAAGTCGAGGCGGCGCTCCTGACCGCATATAAAAAAGATACAGATGGACACAGTAATGTGAGAGTTTCTCTTGATATGGAGAAAAAAACAATTAAAATGTATAGCCAACGCACCGTTGTCGAAGAAGTAACGGATGACAAAAATGAAATATCGCTTGATGAAGCTCATAAGACAAATAAGAAAGCGGAGCTGGGCGATATAATTGAATTTGAAATAAAGCCCAAAAATTTCGGCCGTATTCCCGCTCAGACTGCAAAAATGGTCATCATTCAGGCCATAAGAGAGGCAGAACGCGGAATGATGATAAAAGAATATGAAAGCAAAAAGGAAGATGTCGTAACCGGCGTCGTCCAGATAATAGAGCCGGTCACAGGAAACGTGATACTCGAACTTGGAAAGAACCAGGCCACCCTGATGAAATCGGAGCAGATGCCCACCGACCGTTTCCGTGTCGGCGATCATGTCAAAGTTTTCGTTATGGAAGTTAAAAAGGAAACCCGCGGTCCGATCGTAATCCTTTCCAGAACTCATCCCGGGCTGGTCAAGCGAATATTCGAAATCGAGGTTCCAGAAATACGCGACGGCACGGTTATCATCCAATCGATAGCGCGTGAAGCAGGAAGCAGATCAAAAATCGCAGTATATTCCCGAGATGACGATGTCGATCCGATAGGCTCATGCATAGGAGTGCGCGGAATGCGCAAAAATAATATATTGAACGAGCTTGCCGGCGAAAAGATTGACATAGTAAAATATTCCGAAAAGCCGGAGGAATATATAAAGGCGGCGCTTTCGCCCGCTTCAGTGCTTTCGGTAAAGATGATCGGAGAAAGATCATGCCGTGTCACTGTCAGCTCGGATCAGCTTTCACTTGCGATAGGAAAAGAAGGTCAGAACGCAAGGCTCGCCGCAAAGCTTACCGGTTACAAAATCGACATCAAGCCGGATGGCTTTGTCGATGAACAAGAGGCGGATGAAACAGAAAACGCCTGATAAACTAATATATAAATAATTATATAAAGGGGTGAACCGGACGATGCAAAAAAAGATTCCGGAGCGCAGATGCACTGGATGCGGCGAATCAAAGCCCAAAAAGGAATTAATCCGCGTCGTGCGTTCGCCTGAGGGCGAAATATCGCTCGATTTCAAAGGTAAAAAACCCGGGCGCGGAGCATATGTTTGTCACGATCTGAAATGTCTGGCAAAAGCAAGGAAGACAAAGCGTCTAGAGCATTCGCTATCATGTGAAATACCCGACGAAGTTTATGGGGCGCTTGAAAAAGAAATGGCCGAAACGGCCGAAACAACGGAGGGCGAAGCCAAGGCTTGATACAATTAAATTCACAGAACGCGCGAAAGCTTTCCGCGCTCGGACTTATTAAAAAGGCGGGAGCGCTTGTAGCGGGAACCGAGCTGTCGGAAAAAAGCGTCAAAAGCGGAAAATCCGCGCTTGTACTTATAGCTTCAGACGTCTCTGAACGC is part of the Oscillospiraceae bacterium genome and encodes:
- a CDS encoding superoxide dismutase is translated as MENEYYPFINLPLPYEYGSLEPYIDEKTMMLHHDKHLQTYINNLNAALIGNPYLQKLSLEQLIMNASRLPKELQNAVRNNAGGVYNHRFYFNLLKKTSEEKPYGKLAEAIDKSFGSYNKFMDAFTKAAMSVFGSGYAWLVSDRGVLKIVTTPNQNSPVQNKLCPILAIDVWEHAYYLKHYNVRADYIKDWFNVINWNQAERNYRNCI
- a CDS encoding NCS2 family permease; its protein translation is MDKFFKISEHGSNYRREIIGGLTTFFAMAYIIFVNPSQLCNDFAASISGAMDASYAAGVMVATCIASALGCFLTAFLANVPFAQAPGMGLNAFFTWTCCVVMGYTWQQALTIVLISGILFLIISVSPLRSKIIASIPAGLKSAIGAGIGLFIAFIGLINSGKGIIKLDGDLHITGLNFKLNVLDEAGNVTGSVWNKAALLTIMGVIIIAALMAWKVKGAIFIGIIATTVIALPLGVTSLPTADSFNFNAIGDISKVAFKFDFAGLFGHGVLSLITAIISFLVVDMFDTVGTLIGTAGNAGMLDKNGNLPGGDRALIADAAATCVGACLGTSTVTTYVESSAGISEGARTGLSSVIVGVLFLLGIFLYPIAGIIPGAATAPALIIVGVLMLKSAAKVDWGDIEIAIPAFLTIAIMPFAYSISDGIGFGFISYTIIKMVRGKFKEIPVLMYILSVIFIAMYILKNL
- a CDS encoding rubrerythrin family protein, with product MELKGSKTEKNLAAAFAGESQARNKYTYFASAARKEGYEQIAAIFEATANNEKEHAKLWLKALDGIGDTAANLAAAAEGENYEWTDMYEGFARDAEEEGFKALAAQFRGVAKIEKSHEERYRALLNNIQMKAVFEKSGETMWECRNCGHLVMGKKAPEVCPVCKHPQSYFEVRKENY
- a CDS encoding transcriptional repressor; protein product: MNKRTTIQKVLILEAVRSMCDHPTADEVYNAVSTKCPNVSKATVYRNLKLLSGEGDILRVAVVHGPDIFDRNVSPHFHFKCVCCGKVSDFNIICANELSIPEKYPAGYDVTGYEMIFFGRCPNCAGARKNQ
- the rimP gene encoding ribosome maturation factor RimP — encoded protein: MSQKQTQHSVRIADTVKALIKDKISSLGYILWDVEYYKEGAYYNLTVTIDSPEGISLSDCEKVTKQIDPILDENDPVPDSYYLEVSSAGLERELKTDDHIRAYIGKEIKLGFFTALESGDKSISGILNGYRDEELSVTIDAGLNKSAETGCDKKELRILKRSCAYIRSVYNENEANAEIIERNDKQNDQQ
- the nusA gene encoding transcription termination factor NusA, translating into MISNEFFDALEALEKEKGIPKGYMLEKVEAALLTAYKKDTDGHSNVRVSLDMEKKTIKMYSQRTVVEEVTDDKNEISLDEAHKTNKKAELGDIIEFEIKPKNFGRIPAQTAKMVIIQAIREAERGMMIKEYESKKEDVVTGVVQIIEPVTGNVILELGKNQATLMKSEQMPTDRFRVGDHVKVFVMEVKKETRGPIVILSRTHPGLVKRIFEIEVPEIRDGTVIIQSIAREAGSRSKIAVYSRDDDVDPIGSCIGVRGMRKNNILNELAGEKIDIVKYSEKPEEYIKAALSPASVLSVKMIGERSCRVTVSSDQLSLAIGKEGQNARLAAKLTGYKIDIKPDGFVDEQEADETENA
- a CDS encoding YlxR family protein translates to MQKKIPERRCTGCGESKPKKELIRVVRSPEGEISLDFKGKKPGRGAYVCHDLKCLAKARKTKRLEHSLSCEIPDEVYGALEKEMAETAETTEGEAKA